The genomic window ATGTTAGTCGACAAATTGGTTTGGTTTTTCTAATCAGTTGAACTCTGAAATAAAAAAGTGTGTAGTTTGATGGTGTCTATTGTCTTTCTACTAAGTATCCCAAAAATTCTACTATAGTTTACTGACATTAAATTACTAATGTATGAAGTTATCGAAGCATGTTAAGATTTTTATTCAAGTTATTAAAAAATGTGTCAATAATGATATTCAAGTTGttatttttcacatatttgattataacaatgtttactaatattttttatctcAAAAAAGATTCATGACTTATAATGatcccgtgcatcgcacgggtataCAGACTAGTTTTTAATTTACATTTCAAAATATGCTTTTTGCTATAAactttttctctttattttgttctcatttttttttgtttaggtTATTGTTGATGTAGGCTGTGGCACAGGCATCTTGTCTATTTACTGTGCCCTAGCCGGAGCTAGGAAGGTATGGATATTTTATAAGAAAGTGGGATTCTTTGGCTATTTCCTTTTGCTAAATTATTCTTGTAATTTGCAGGTTTACGCCATTGAGGCCTCCGAGATGGCTCTACTTGCTGAACGCATAGTAGAAGACAACAGGTTGTCCGAAGTTATAACTGTACTACAGGGTAAAGTTGAggtaaattatttttcatgtattttGGTGAATAAAGgcaaaaaaagagagaatcttgAAAATAATGTGCTATCATTTTAaggtcttttttattttaaaaagtataaGTATTGCTTGGGATTAATAGAAGAATTATTTATGTAGGATGTAACAATTGAAGAAAAGGCTGATGTTATAATATCTGAGTGGATGGGAGATATGTTGTTTCGAGAGGTATTTCGTAGTAATGATGAAGTAAAATTGTAcgaaaattttgaaattaaatatgttgttaagattttgtttttgttacagAATATGCTGTCAACAATTATATCTGCTCGGGACCGTTGGTTAACGGTTGGAGGATTAATTCTTCCAACCGTTGCAAAGGTAAAAAGGTAAGGAAAAGTAATTAAACAAAAGTAATTAAACACAGCAgaataataaattgaaaaaatcacaAACAATTAACACAAAAGTAATTAAACAAAGATAAGAGCAAACATgaacaacaaaaattaacttaaatCCATTCAATTCAAATTTAACCTGATTACATACTAAAGTGGATCAAAGCTTTCTTACAAACCCTAATCGAAATCTAATCAATAATACCTATATCATGAGTCGGTGAACCCACACATCACAGTAGTGATTGAAGTACATTTCGTCAGCATCCTTCCGTAAGAGATCGAGATCGCGATTAGCGCTGTTGATTTGAACTCCGCCGATCTCGCCATCATTTTCACCACCGCCGAGATCGAGATCGCGATTAGCGCTGTTGATTTGAACTCCGCCGATCTCGCCATCATTTTCACCACCGCCGAGATCGCGATTAGCGCTGTTGATTTGAACTCCGCCGATCTCGCCATCATTTTCACCGAGATCGCGATTAGCGCTGTTGATTTGAACTCCGCCGATCTCGCCATGATTTCCACCGCCGAGATCGCGAATAGCGCTGTTGATTTGAACTCCGCCGATCTCGCCATGATTTCCACCGCCGTCGCCTTGTCCCCCGTGATTTTCCATTTTCCTTGAGCAAGAAGAATGTGAGAGTTAGTTATGTCGCGTGTGTCTTTGTGTGTGAGCGTGTGAATGAGTGGATGTTTTCTTCTGTTTTaaacaatgttttaagaaccgaaCCGGAGGTCGAGCCGGTGTGGTCACTGGTTCATGGTTCAACTGGTTAGACCGGTTCAACCACTATTGAACCGTTTATATGAACGTTCATATAATTTTCGTATCTGGTagctaataaacaaattatcagTAACAGAATAACAAATACTTAGACATAAATTGACAAATtgacaaattaacaaaatttagttttaaagtGCATGATGTTCAtaacaaaatttagaaaataaactttaaattgGTAAACAAAGCAACAAATTACTAAAATTGGTTCATAATAATTATTCTACTTCACAAGTGATAAACAAACTAACAAAATAGAAACTTTAAAaacctaaaacaaacaaaacacaaattagAAACTACtgtaatataagaaaaaaaaaaaccttttcaaatataaggaaaaaaaaactactgtatttaacgtttttttttcactgtaatataagaaaaaaaaacccttttcaaatttgaaacaagattctgaaaaatattattcttgttGCAATCAATCAATGTGTTGAAACAAGATTTCCTAAAGCAAATAATATAAAGATGAAACCcataaaaattgaacaaaacctTAGTTCTTCATTCcacaaattaagaaacaaattaagaaacCTAAACATAACAATAGGATAAATTTGTTTCATTCCACCatctaatataaaaaaagattaacgaagaagaagaagataaaaattgaacaaaactttAGTTCTTCATTCCACAAATTAAGAAACCTAAACATAACAATAGGATAAATTTGTTTCATTCCACCAtctaatataagaaaaaattaacgaagaagaagaagaaaaaaagtgcaGGTGTTCAATCCTTACCGGTGGTTTTGCGATGAAACTAAGGGATTTGGTTCCTTCCACCGTTTTCACGCtctttgaaaaggaaaaaattagggttacaggaaaaaaaaaagttaaatacactgtttttttttttttttattttcaaaagattCGGAACTGGCCGGTTTTTTCAAACCGccccggttcaccggttcgaaCGGTTCCGGGCGGTTCATACCGGTTTCAAGCGGTTTTTTTCCGGTTCTGCAGACTATCGGTTCTCAGCACTAACCCGGACCGCTGCTGTGTCCGGTTCCCGGTTGAACCGGACGGTCcagtccggttcttaaaacattggttttAAAGTGAAAGTGAATGAATGTCAGTCTAgtactttatttatatttttttttgtcaggatTTTCAAGTTACTAGTACTTTATTAGGCAGAGGTTTACTGTATTACTGAATTttaactaaattaaattaaaaaataaataaataaattttagagcACTCTTGACAAAAGTATTTTGTGAATCTCATTAAAGTAACTAAATTAAAAAGTCCTATGTTTCATAATGAGTGAGTCAATTGACTGCGTCACTAGTGACGTTGCCAGGAACCCGGATTAGGGGGTtcaaacttctttttttcaCCATCAGGATCTGGTCTATTGAACCGCCAAATTTAAGGttcaaacttttaaaatttaattaataattataatatttattttaaaaaattatagtactaaaaaaatattacaatatatatatatatatatagcaaatgctaaatagtgtcacCGATGTAACATTTAATGGTAGACCGCTCAATAATgctttcattttatatataatacattttccattaaaaaaataacgCTTTAATGAATACTAATTTTACGtgtttcatatattattaagatcgatcaagattaacggtattcaataaaaacgtaTAAAAAGAAAGCATCGGACAAAATTATTGGTAACATCAAAAGTTGGTAAACTAATGgataaaaaatatgtctttCAGTTTCAACCAAGCATCGCCAATCTAGTTGGACCAAATTCACTTGAATAAAActttacaaattcaatcaactttGCCTTGTCAAATGAGAGTGAGTTATATGTATATTAAATTGAGACTTACATCGTTTAGTTGGGTCAGCGGTGCAATAAACAAAAATgaggatattttaaaaaataaaaatctagcAACTAGGAATAGGGGTGCTTAAATTCAAgcaaatccaaataaaaatcgccgatccaaaaaaaatcaaaaaccacaaaaaatcaaatatttttgtatgtgtttggatgttctttttttaaaattgttgggtcggatcaattttttatttactattaaAAATGAGCTGAattgcaaataaatttattttctgaTCGGGTGAGTTTTTACATCAAAGCCGATTCAAACCAAAACACAAACaccgctatttgacaaaaacatAACAATGTCTCGCATCAATAATATgtttgaaaaatgaaaacaagaaCATGCTGCAACGTGAGAtgtatgttaaaaaaat from Trifolium pratense cultivar HEN17-A07 linkage group LG1, ARS_RC_1.1, whole genome shotgun sequence includes these protein-coding regions:
- the LOC123911003 gene encoding glycine-rich cell wall structural protein-like, yielding MENHGGQGDGGGNHGEIGGVQINSAIRDLGGGNHGEIGGVQINSANRDLGENDGEIGGVQINSANRDLGGGENDGEIGGVQINSANRDLDLGGGENDGEIGGVQINSANRDLDLLRKDADEMYFNHYCDVWVHRLMI